A part of Clostridium novyi genomic DNA contains:
- a CDS encoding iron-containing alcohol dehydrogenase has product MLNFNYNIPTEIFFGEGQIKVLGKNLKKYGNKVLLVYGGGSIKKNGLYENVISILKENNLDFIELSGVDPNPRITSVEKGIDLCREHNIEIILAIGGGSVIDCSKFIAAGYYYDGNPWDFLTRKAKIKKALPLATILTLSATGSEMDNCAVISNIDTNEKLATAAPAIAPKFSILDPTYTYSVPKGQTAAGTVDIMSHIFEVYFTPTKGAFIQDRFAEGLLKTVFHYGPIALEEPENYEARGNLMWASSLAINGILGYGKKTNWSVHAMEHELSAYYDITHGVGLGILTPVWMEYILNDNTVDDIATYGVNVWNLSLNEDKYKTAKEAIECTRNFIKSLGIPMTLKEVGIKEEKLSEMAHKCIINQGGKTAGTYPPLTEEDVLNIYKKAF; this is encoded by the coding sequence ATGCTAAATTTTAATTACAACATACCAACTGAAATATTTTTTGGAGAAGGTCAAATTAAAGTACTTGGAAAAAATTTAAAAAAGTATGGCAATAAAGTACTTTTAGTTTATGGTGGTGGAAGCATTAAGAAAAATGGATTATATGAAAATGTAATTTCTATACTGAAAGAAAATAATTTAGACTTCATAGAACTTTCAGGAGTTGATCCAAATCCTCGTATTACTAGTGTTGAAAAAGGAATTGATCTTTGTAGAGAACATAATATTGAAATTATACTTGCAATTGGTGGTGGAAGTGTTATAGATTGTAGTAAATTTATTGCTGCTGGATATTATTATGATGGAAACCCATGGGACTTTCTTACTAGAAAAGCAAAAATAAAAAAAGCTTTACCCCTTGCTACAATCCTTACTTTATCTGCAACTGGTTCTGAGATGGATAATTGTGCAGTTATAAGTAACATTGATACAAATGAAAAATTAGCAACAGCTGCACCTGCTATAGCACCTAAATTTTCAATTTTAGATCCTACTTATACTTATTCTGTTCCAAAAGGACAAACTGCAGCTGGAACAGTTGATATAATGAGTCATATATTTGAAGTGTATTTTACTCCAACTAAAGGAGCCTTCATTCAAGATAGATTTGCAGAAGGACTTTTAAAAACAGTATTTCACTATGGACCAATAGCCCTAGAAGAACCTGAAAATTATGAAGCTCGTGGAAATTTAATGTGGGCTTCTAGTCTTGCAATTAATGGAATTTTAGGTTATGGTAAAAAAACTAACTGGTCAGTTCACGCCATGGAACATGAATTAAGTGCATATTATGATATAACTCACGGTGTAGGTCTTGGAATATTAACTCCAGTTTGGATGGAATATATATTAAATGATAATACTGTAGATGATATTGCAACTTATGGAGTAAATGTTTGGAATCTATCCTTAAATGAAGATAAATACAAAACTGCAAAAGAAGCTATTGAATGTACTCGTAACTTTATAAAATCTTTAGGAATACCTATGACTTTAAAAGAAGTTGGAATAAAAGAAGAAAAGCTTTCTGAAATGGCACATAAATGCATAATAAATCAAGGTGGCAAAACTGCCGGAACTTATCCTCCACTAACTGAAGAAGATGTTTTAAATATTTATAAAAAAGCTTTTTAG
- a CDS encoding immunoglobulin-like domain-containing protein: MNKKSLKVLSIGAILGSIMQVGMPLSAEAAVDAYIIKVSQEIYSYNKDEVIEDFLNYKAGYKSNLYNDFYIKLKMANGFYSFHDKKTGYIKYEDVENKYLESKLKNKKFDAEKFTESNECKLIEVNWTKKAIMTIEGNVRYITPNDVNNSTSDNVKDDKNLNNKENENSHKDNEGINNISEDKLKVYEERKHKHKHRHTSSEDSTSKTKIENNEVEEKEKAEKERLAKIEADKQKAEKEKSDELKQEELKKQQEEKEKAEKERLAKIEADKQKAEKEKQKSDELKQEELRKQQEEKAEKERIAKIEADKQKAEKEKSDELKQEELKKQQEEKEKAEKERLAKIEADKQKAEKEKQKSDELKQEELKKQQEEKEKAEKERLAKIEADKQKAEKEKSDELKQEELKKQQEEKAEKERLAKIEADKQKAEKEKSDELKQEELRKQQEEKEKAEKERLAKIEADKQKAEAEKQKSDELKQEELRKQQEEKEKKEKAEQEAQLKKEQERLQKIQEENNALIEEAKNNIKLEDLSNVKDNLRLPTRDSNGVEIVWKSSDESVIKYDGTVKRPNADEKDKKVTLIATFTKDSATSTKEFEAIVKAQEKLPVKTEEEEIAELLKADKKIEVNKPEKFDKVVKEAIKQLKPSFTVMIPYDENQKYNFNNFNKIMLELGGHDYGKPEIRTNGGQVQIVNGKMPMTIQLNYRRDIDEVRNQKQATEAEVKRIIKEVIKDNMTPVQKELALHDYVVKHADYNMEGLNKRPADLEDHSAYGVLVLGKGVCESYSKAMHLLLNEAGIECKYATGYKKNRDGRQGGGHAWNIVKLDNEWYNLDATWDDPVSDRVGRSDKDVVVSPVIHTYFNVTDDIFNKDHIRGEYEQKNYPRANGTKYSYDNLDIDEFMNDGTKVPKVTTREEFKQKLIEALKTKKTTVYVRFKGFKMNQQEVMNILGEVARGNLSGSYSVSPTDENHAYCSFIFR, from the coding sequence ATGAATAAAAAATCATTAAAAGTTTTATCTATTGGAGCTATATTAGGTAGTATAATGCAGGTTGGTATGCCATTAAGTGCGGAAGCTGCTGTAGATGCGTATATAATTAAAGTTTCACAAGAAATTTATTCTTATAATAAAGATGAGGTAATTGAAGATTTTTTAAATTATAAAGCAGGGTATAAATCTAACTTATATAATGACTTTTATATAAAATTAAAAATGGCAAATGGATTTTATTCTTTTCATGATAAAAAAACAGGGTATATAAAATATGAAGATGTAGAAAATAAATATTTAGAGTCTAAGTTAAAAAATAAGAAGTTCGATGCGGAAAAATTTACTGAATCTAATGAATGTAAGTTAATAGAAGTTAATTGGACTAAAAAAGCTATAATGACTATAGAAGGAAATGTTAGATACATAACTCCAAATGATGTTAATAATAGTACCAGTGACAATGTTAAAGATGATAAGAACTTAAATAATAAAGAAAATGAAAATTCTCATAAGGATAATGAAGGTATTAATAATATATCTGAAGATAAGCTTAAGGTATATGAAGAAAGAAAACATAAGCATAAACATAGACATACTTCATCAGAAGATAGTACTTCTAAAACAAAGATAGAAAACAATGAAGTAGAAGAAAAAGAAAAAGCAGAAAAGGAAAGATTAGCAAAGATAGAAGCTGATAAGCAAAAAGCTGAAAAAGAAAAATCAGATGAGTTAAAGCAAGAGGAATTAAAAAAACAACAAGAAGAAAAAGAAAAAGCAGAAAAGGAAAGATTAGCAAAGATAGAAGCTGATAAACAAAAAGCTGAAAAAGAAAAACAAAAATCAGATGAATTAAAACAAGAAGAATTAAGAAAACAACAAGAAGAAAAAGCAGAAAAGGAAAGAATAGCAAAGATAGAAGCTGATAAGCAAAAAGCTGAAAAAGAAAAATCAGATGAGTTAAAGCAAGAGGAATTAAAAAAACAACAAGAAGAAAAAGAAAAAGCAGAAAAGGAAAGATTAGCAAAGATAGAGGCTGATAAACAAAAAGCTGAAAAAGAAAAACAAAAATCAGATGAGTTAAAGCAAGAGGAATTAAAAAAACAACAAGAAGAAAAAGAAAAAGCAGAAAAGGAAAGATTAGCAAAGATAGAAGCTGATAAGCAAAAAGCTGAAAAAGAAAAATCAGATGAGTTAAAGCAAGAGGAATTAAAAAAACAACAAGAAGAAAAAGCAGAAAAAGAAAGATTAGCAAAGATAGAAGCTGATAAACAAAAAGCTGAAAAAGAAAAATCAGATGAATTAAAACAAGAAGAATTAAGAAAACAACAAGAAGAAAAAGAGAAAGCAGAAAAAGAAAGATTAGCAAAGATAGAAGCTGATAAGCAAAAAGCTGAAGCAGAAAAGCAAAAATCAGATGAATTAAAACAAGAAGAATTAAGAAAACAACAAGAAGAAAAAGAAAAAAAAGAAAAAGCAGAACAAGAAGCTCAATTAAAGAAAGAACAAGAAAGATTGCAAAAGATACAGGAAGAAAATAATGCATTAATAGAAGAAGCTAAAAATAATATAAAACTAGAGGATTTAAGTAATGTAAAAGATAACTTAAGATTGCCAACTAGAGATTCCAATGGAGTTGAAATTGTGTGGAAATCTAGTGATGAATCTGTAATAAAATATGATGGAACAGTTAAAAGACCTAATGCAGATGAAAAAGATAAGAAAGTTACATTAATAGCAACTTTTACAAAAGATTCTGCAACTTCTACCAAAGAGTTTGAAGCTATAGTTAAAGCACAAGAAAAGCTACCAGTAAAAACAGAAGAAGAGGAAATAGCGGAATTATTAAAAGCTGATAAAAAAATAGAAGTTAATAAACCAGAAAAATTTGATAAAGTTGTTAAAGAAGCTATAAAACAGTTAAAACCAAGTTTTACAGTAATGATACCTTATGATGAAAATCAAAAATATAATTTTAATAATTTTAATAAAATTATGCTTGAATTAGGTGGACATGATTATGGAAAGCCTGAAATCAGAACAAATGGTGGTCAAGTTCAAATAGTTAATGGTAAGATGCCGATGACTATACAACTTAATTATAGAAGAGATATAGATGAAGTTAGAAATCAAAAGCAAGCTACAGAAGCTGAAGTTAAAAGAATTATTAAAGAAGTTATAAAAGATAATATGACACCAGTACAAAAAGAATTAGCATTACATGATTATGTAGTTAAGCATGCTGACTATAACATGGAGGGGCTTAACAAGAGACCGGCAGATTTAGAAGATCATAGTGCGTATGGAGTATTGGTTTTAGGTAAAGGGGTATGTGAAAGTTATTCAAAGGCAATGCATTTATTATTGAATGAAGCAGGAATAGAGTGTAAATATGCAACTGGATATAAAAAGAATAGAGATGGAAGACAAGGCGGAGGACATGCTTGGAATATAGTTAAATTAGATAATGAGTGGTATAATTTAGATGCCACATGGGATGATCCAGTATCAGATAGGGTTGGAAGAAGTGATAAAGATGTAGTAGTTTCACCAGTTATTCATACATATTTTAATGTGACTGATGATATTTTCAATAAGGACCACATTCGAGGAGAATATGAACAAAAAAATTATCCAAGGGCTAATGGAACAAAATATTCTTATGATAATTTAGATATAGACGAGTTTATGAATGATGGTACAAAGGTTCCGAAGGTAACAACTAGAGAAGAGTTTAAGCAAAAATTAATAGAAGCTTTAAAGACAAAAAAAACAACAGTGTATGTAAGGTTTAAAGGATTTAAAATGAATCAACAGGAAGTTATGAATATATTGGGAGAAGTTGCTAGAGGTAATTTAAGTGGGTCATATAGCGTTTCTCCTACGGATGAAAATCATGCTTATTGTAGTTTTATTTTTAGATAA